In a single window of the Prionailurus viverrinus isolate Anna chromosome D3, UM_Priviv_1.0, whole genome shotgun sequence genome:
- the VPS29 gene encoding vacuolar protein sorting-associated protein 29 isoform X2, whose translation MLVLVLGDLHIPHRCNSLPAKFKKLLVPGKIQHILCTGNLCTKESYDYLKTLAGDVHIVRGDFDENLNYPEQKVVTVGQFKIGLIHGHQVIPWGDMASLALLQRQFDVDILISGHTHKFEAFEHENKFYINPGSATGAYNALETNIIPSFVLMDIQASTVVTYVYQLIGDDVKVERIEYKKS comes from the exons ATG TTGGTGTTGGTATTAGGAGACCTGCACATCCCACACCGGTGCAACAGTTTGCCGGCTAAATTCAAAAAACTGCTGGTGCCAGGAAAGATTCAGCACATTCTCTGTACTGGAAACCTTTGCACCAAAGAGAGTTATGACTATCTCAAGACTCTGGCCGGTGATGTTCATATTGTGAGAGGAGACTTCGATGAG AATCTGAATTATCCAGAACAGAAAGTTGTGACTGTTGGGCAGTTCAAAATTGGTTTGATCCATGGGCATCAAGTTATTCCTTGGGGAGACATGGCCAGCTTAGCCCTGTTGCAGAGGCAGTTTGATGTGGACATTCTTATCTcgggacacacacacaaatttgaaGCATTTgagcatgaaaataaattttacattaatCCAGGTTCTGCCACTGGAGCATATAATGCCTTGGAAAC aaacattATTCCTTCATTTGTGTTGATGGATATCCAGGCTTCTACAGTTGTCACTTATGTGTATCAGCTAATTGGAGATGATGTGAAAGTAGAACGAATTGAAtacaaaaaatcttaa
- the FAM216A gene encoding protein FAM216A isoform X1 codes for MPGQGLVSDWTECSSSAEPPAVARTEGGGGGSPGLSYYQNSKGIDRIKDGPNTHIAKLQELWKTPQIQAINIPKSITDASFLKQPDLTLGQKRYLCSIAKIYNANYLRILMKKQYMHVIQRNSQKPGIFTHHRSRLSSRYSQKQHYPCTTWRHQLERVDLGPSNIAAAPAPEMILQHSLWRPVRNKEGLKTGYASKTRCKSLKIFRKPGRLFMQSVSTNDSESYMNEEKKEEDLLNKYMQSMSIEEQEHVMLT; via the exons ATGCCGGGCCAGGGTCTGGTGTCCGACTGGACAGAATGCAGCTCTTCTGCAGAGCCTCCCGCAGTGGCCAGAACCGAGGGTGGCGGCGGCGG aTCACCTGGACTTTCTTATTATCAGAATTCCAAAGGTATTG ACAGAATCAAAGATGGACCCAACACACACATAGCCAAGCTGCAAGAGTTATGGAAAACTCCTCAAATTCAAGCAATTAACATCCCTAAATCAATAACAGATGCGTCTTTTCTAAAG CAGCCAGATCTCACCTTAGGCCAGAAGCGTTATCTGTGCAGCATTGCTAAGATCTATAATGCAAACTACCTGCGGATATTAATGAAGAAGCAGTATATGCATGTGATCCAGCGCAACTCACAAAAGCCAG GTATCTTCACTCATCACAGAAGCCGCCTCAGTTCTCGTTACTCACAAAAGCAGCATTACCCCTGCACCACATGGCGACACCAGTTGGAGAGAGTGGACTTGGGGCCTTCTAACATCGCAGCTGCACCTGCACCTGAAATGATCCTGCAACATTCACTCTGGCGACCAGTGAGAAACAAAGAAGG TTTAAAAACTGGATATGCATCCAAAACAAGATGTAAGTCACTGAAGATTTTTAGAAAACCAGGCAGACTGTTCATGCAATCAG tttctACAAATGATTCTGAATCAtacatgaatgaagaaaaaaaggaagaagatttACTAAATAAGTATATGCAATCAATGTCAATTGAAGAACAAGAACATGTGATGTTAACTTGA
- the FAM216A gene encoding protein FAM216A isoform X3: protein MPGQGLVSDWTECSSSAEPPAVARTEGGGGGSPGLSYYQNSKDRIKDGPNTHIAKLQELWKTPQIQAINIPKSITDASFLKQPDLTLGQKRYLCSIAKIYNANYLRILMKKQYMHVIQRNSQKPGIFTHHRSRLSSRYSQKQHYPCTTWRHQLERVDLGPSNIAAAPAPEMILQHSLWRPVRNKEGLKTGYASKTRCKSLKIFRKPGRLFMQSVSTNDSESYMNEEKKEEDLLNKYMQSMSIEEQEHVMLT from the exons ATGCCGGGCCAGGGTCTGGTGTCCGACTGGACAGAATGCAGCTCTTCTGCAGAGCCTCCCGCAGTGGCCAGAACCGAGGGTGGCGGCGGCGG aTCACCTGGACTTTCTTATTATCAGAATTCCAAAG ACAGAATCAAAGATGGACCCAACACACACATAGCCAAGCTGCAAGAGTTATGGAAAACTCCTCAAATTCAAGCAATTAACATCCCTAAATCAATAACAGATGCGTCTTTTCTAAAG CAGCCAGATCTCACCTTAGGCCAGAAGCGTTATCTGTGCAGCATTGCTAAGATCTATAATGCAAACTACCTGCGGATATTAATGAAGAAGCAGTATATGCATGTGATCCAGCGCAACTCACAAAAGCCAG GTATCTTCACTCATCACAGAAGCCGCCTCAGTTCTCGTTACTCACAAAAGCAGCATTACCCCTGCACCACATGGCGACACCAGTTGGAGAGAGTGGACTTGGGGCCTTCTAACATCGCAGCTGCACCTGCACCTGAAATGATCCTGCAACATTCACTCTGGCGACCAGTGAGAAACAAAGAAGG TTTAAAAACTGGATATGCATCCAAAACAAGATGTAAGTCACTGAAGATTTTTAGAAAACCAGGCAGACTGTTCATGCAATCAG tttctACAAATGATTCTGAATCAtacatgaatgaagaaaaaaaggaagaagatttACTAAATAAGTATATGCAATCAATGTCAATTGAAGAACAAGAACATGTGATGTTAACTTGA
- the FAM216A gene encoding protein FAM216A isoform X2, whose amino-acid sequence MPGQGLVSDWTECSSSAEPPAVARTEGGGGGSPGLSYYQNSKGIDRIKDGPNTHIAKLQELWKTPQIQAINIPKSITDASFLKPDLTLGQKRYLCSIAKIYNANYLRILMKKQYMHVIQRNSQKPGIFTHHRSRLSSRYSQKQHYPCTTWRHQLERVDLGPSNIAAAPAPEMILQHSLWRPVRNKEGLKTGYASKTRCKSLKIFRKPGRLFMQSVSTNDSESYMNEEKKEEDLLNKYMQSMSIEEQEHVMLT is encoded by the exons ATGCCGGGCCAGGGTCTGGTGTCCGACTGGACAGAATGCAGCTCTTCTGCAGAGCCTCCCGCAGTGGCCAGAACCGAGGGTGGCGGCGGCGG aTCACCTGGACTTTCTTATTATCAGAATTCCAAAGGTATTG ACAGAATCAAAGATGGACCCAACACACACATAGCCAAGCTGCAAGAGTTATGGAAAACTCCTCAAATTCAAGCAATTAACATCCCTAAATCAATAACAGATGCGTCTTTTCTAAAG CCAGATCTCACCTTAGGCCAGAAGCGTTATCTGTGCAGCATTGCTAAGATCTATAATGCAAACTACCTGCGGATATTAATGAAGAAGCAGTATATGCATGTGATCCAGCGCAACTCACAAAAGCCAG GTATCTTCACTCATCACAGAAGCCGCCTCAGTTCTCGTTACTCACAAAAGCAGCATTACCCCTGCACCACATGGCGACACCAGTTGGAGAGAGTGGACTTGGGGCCTTCTAACATCGCAGCTGCACCTGCACCTGAAATGATCCTGCAACATTCACTCTGGCGACCAGTGAGAAACAAAGAAGG TTTAAAAACTGGATATGCATCCAAAACAAGATGTAAGTCACTGAAGATTTTTAGAAAACCAGGCAGACTGTTCATGCAATCAG tttctACAAATGATTCTGAATCAtacatgaatgaagaaaaaaaggaagaagatttACTAAATAAGTATATGCAATCAATGTCAATTGAAGAACAAGAACATGTGATGTTAACTTGA
- the VPS29 gene encoding vacuolar protein sorting-associated protein 29 isoform X1, with protein sequence MAGHRLVLVLGDLHIPHRCNSLPAKFKKLLVPGKIQHILCTGNLCTKESYDYLKTLAGDVHIVRGDFDENLNYPEQKVVTVGQFKIGLIHGHQVIPWGDMASLALLQRQFDVDILISGHTHKFEAFEHENKFYINPGSATGAYNALETNIIPSFVLMDIQASTVVTYVYQLIGDDVKVERIEYKKS encoded by the exons ATG GCTGGGCACAGA TTGGTGTTGGTATTAGGAGACCTGCACATCCCACACCGGTGCAACAGTTTGCCGGCTAAATTCAAAAAACTGCTGGTGCCAGGAAAGATTCAGCACATTCTCTGTACTGGAAACCTTTGCACCAAAGAGAGTTATGACTATCTCAAGACTCTGGCCGGTGATGTTCATATTGTGAGAGGAGACTTCGATGAG AATCTGAATTATCCAGAACAGAAAGTTGTGACTGTTGGGCAGTTCAAAATTGGTTTGATCCATGGGCATCAAGTTATTCCTTGGGGAGACATGGCCAGCTTAGCCCTGTTGCAGAGGCAGTTTGATGTGGACATTCTTATCTcgggacacacacacaaatttgaaGCATTTgagcatgaaaataaattttacattaatCCAGGTTCTGCCACTGGAGCATATAATGCCTTGGAAAC aaacattATTCCTTCATTTGTGTTGATGGATATCCAGGCTTCTACAGTTGTCACTTATGTGTATCAGCTAATTGGAGATGATGTGAAAGTAGAACGAATTGAAtacaaaaaatcttaa